Below is a window of Micromonospora chersina DNA.
GGGACGTGGGCATCTCTATCACCATGAAGGACGATGACGCCGGCGACTTCGACTACGCGTCCGGTGACGGCTTCAGTGCCATCGCGTTCGCGTTCGTCCCGCCGACGACGGGTCTGGTCGAGGTGCTCATCGACGCGCAGTGCGTCGAGGCGACGCACCGGCTGGACACCACCGACGAGTGGGGCTGGTCGAACTCCCACACCAGCCAGCAGAACTTCCTCATGCTCGACGTGCTGCACCCCGACGTGGCCGAGCCGTCGTACGCCGCGATGTCGACCCTGGACGAGACCACCGACGACGACGAGAGCTTCCACCAGGAGAAGCTGACCCGCGGCACCCACTACTTCGCGCAGCTGTTCAGCGCCGGACCGGTGCCGGCGGGCGAGTCGGTGATCGTCTGCGCCGGCACGCGCTCCTTCGACAAGAGCGGCACCAACGACGTGTCCATCGACAGCACGTCCGACTTCCGGTGGTACATCAGCTCGGTCGAGGTGCGCATCTCACCGTGACCGGCTCAGCTGCCCGGGACACCGTCCAGCCGGACGCAGCAGGCCCCGGGACGCGGCGCGAGCCGGGGCAGCAGGTCGCCGCGCCCCGCGCCGTCGACCAGGCCGGCGAGGAAGGCGTGGTTGAGCCCGCACACCAGCGCGGTCTGCCGGGTGGCCAGGACGTGGAACGGGCAGTTGCCCAGCAGCACGTGCTCGTCGAGCGCCTCGGGCTCGAAGCCGAGGCCGGCGAGCGCGGCGACGAGGTCCTCGCCGGAGTCGCGTACCCGTGCTCCGATCTCCTGACCGCGTCGTCGGGCGTGCCGGCGCGCCGCCTCGGGGGCGTCGTGGGGGTCGTCGGCGACCGCGTCGGCGAGGATCTCGGCGATGAGTTCGTAGCGCCGCTCGGGAACGGTGATCGCCACGC
It encodes the following:
- a CDS encoding helix-turn-helix transcriptional regulator, with amino-acid sequence MSTGERWNAMAALVDRSRRALYDYVCRADHPVTREEAAEAHGMSRNLTAFHLDKLVESGLLRARYGTPADQPRGRGRTPKVYEATGDGVAITVPERRYELIAEILADAVADDPHDAPEAARRHARRRGQEIGARVRDSGEDLVAALAGLGFEPEALDEHVLLGNCPFHVLATRQTALVCGLNHAFLAGLVDGAGRGDLLPRLAPRPGACCVRLDGVPGS